One window of Verrucomicrobiia bacterium genomic DNA carries:
- a CDS encoding polysaccharide pyruvyl transferase family protein, translated as MNRRHFLGAAIAGALSGVSTFAAEKRAPRIVLRSSWQTVNIGDIGHTPGVLALLEKHIPEAEVSLWPSDVKNGVEEMLKRRFPKLKIVTKEDAFKSDFLLHGSGPYLTAWRDVEVWKKVTGKPYGVYGITMAAAGDPGMKIMRNNGLDEDTRALLSGASFVFMRDSASLQVVKQGGVTCPIIEFGPDGAFAADVRNDETAIAFLKANGLEEGRYLCCIPNLRNAPYWRVKPGYAFDENKHKRNEEMKEHDHAPLREAIIAVVREAGMKVMVCPEDSTQMEAGKELLVDPLPADVKAKVVWREKFWLTDEAISTYVRSAGLFGSEMHSPIMCVGNGVPAIVCRFVEQTTKGFMWRDIGLGDWLFDLDKEEELKRVAPAVLAMAKDPAAAKAKAAKAREFVQKRQRETMGILKEMSVKFSV; from the coding sequence ATGAACCGCCGTCATTTCTTGGGTGCTGCCATTGCTGGTGCTTTGTCGGGTGTTTCTACATTTGCGGCTGAGAAACGGGCGCCGCGTATCGTGCTGCGGTCTTCGTGGCAGACGGTGAATATCGGGGACATCGGGCATACGCCGGGTGTGCTGGCGTTATTGGAGAAGCATATCCCGGAAGCAGAAGTTTCGCTTTGGCCATCGGATGTGAAGAATGGGGTGGAGGAGATGTTGAAGCGGCGGTTTCCGAAGTTGAAGATCGTGACGAAGGAGGATGCGTTTAAGAGTGATTTTCTGCTACATGGTTCGGGGCCTTATCTCACGGCGTGGCGGGATGTGGAGGTGTGGAAGAAGGTGACGGGGAAACCTTACGGCGTGTATGGCATCACGATGGCGGCGGCGGGTGATCCGGGCATGAAGATCATGCGGAACAACGGGCTGGATGAGGACACACGCGCGCTGCTGAGTGGCGCGAGTTTTGTATTCATGCGGGATAGTGCGTCTCTGCAAGTGGTGAAGCAGGGTGGGGTGACGTGTCCGATCATCGAGTTCGGGCCGGATGGGGCGTTCGCGGCGGATGTGCGGAATGATGAGACGGCGATCGCTTTCCTGAAAGCGAATGGATTGGAGGAGGGGCGTTATCTATGCTGCATCCCGAATCTGCGGAATGCGCCTTACTGGAGGGTGAAGCCGGGTTACGCCTTTGACGAGAACAAGCACAAGCGCAATGAGGAGATGAAGGAGCATGATCATGCGCCGTTGCGGGAGGCGATCATCGCCGTCGTGCGGGAAGCGGGCATGAAGGTGATGGTGTGCCCGGAAGATTCCACGCAGATGGAGGCAGGAAAGGAATTGCTCGTGGATCCCTTGCCTGCGGATGTGAAAGCGAAGGTGGTTTGGCGGGAGAAATTCTGGCTGACGGATGAGGCGATCAGCACTTACGTCCGCAGCGCCGGATTGTTCGGTAGCGAGATGCATAGCCCGATCATGTGCGTGGGGAATGGTGTGCCGGCGATCGTGTGCCGTTTCGTAGAGCAGACGACGAAGGGGTTCATGTGGCGGGATATCGGGCTGGGGGATTGGCTGTTCGATCTGGATAAAGAAGAGGAGTTGAAGCGCGTGGCTCCGGCGGTTCTGGCGATGGCGAAAGATCCGGCGGCAGCGAAGGCGAAGGCGGCCAAGGCGCGGGAGTTTGTGCAGAAGCGGCAGCGGGAGACGATGGGGATATTGAAGGAAATGAGTGTAAAGTTCTCAGTTTGA
- the tmk gene encoding dTMP kinase, whose product MTKSLEIAIFPSMTLPPNHSGLLIAFEGIDGAGKTTQANRLQSYLNSKGIQVLLTKEPTNGKWGQVLRDSAVTGRLSLQEEVETFIKDRKEHVETKLLPALEKGFVVIVDRYYFSTAAYQGARGLDPAELIEKNEFFAPEPDLLILLDVDTRIGLGRIKSRGDTANHFEKAETLDRAREIFLGLKKPYLLRLDANLPLEKITELIISKIEMLLSKKDISGKVKSV is encoded by the coding sequence TTGACCAAGAGTCTCGAAATCGCCATTTTCCCTTCAATGACGCTGCCGCCAAATCATTCGGGTCTGTTGATTGCCTTCGAAGGCATTGATGGAGCCGGAAAGACTACACAGGCTAATCGGTTGCAAAGCTACCTGAATTCCAAAGGGATACAGGTTTTACTTACGAAAGAACCCACCAATGGTAAGTGGGGGCAAGTACTGCGTGATTCTGCCGTAACCGGGCGGCTTTCCCTCCAAGAAGAAGTAGAGACCTTTATCAAGGATCGTAAAGAGCATGTTGAGACTAAGCTTCTCCCGGCTTTAGAAAAAGGATTCGTGGTGATTGTTGACCGCTACTATTTTTCCACTGCGGCGTATCAGGGAGCAAGAGGGCTAGACCCAGCCGAATTGATCGAAAAAAATGAGTTTTTTGCGCCTGAACCAGATTTGCTAATCTTACTGGATGTAGATACACGAATTGGCTTAGGGCGTATCAAATCTCGGGGGGATACGGCCAATCATTTTGAAAAAGCAGAGACTTTGGATAGGGCGCGCGAAATATTTCTAGGATTAAAAAAGCCCTATTTACTTAGGCTAGATGCGAATCTTCCGCTCGAGAAAATCACTGAGCTTATCATCTCAAAAATTGAGATGCTCCTATCCAAGAAAGACATTTCAGGAAAAGTGAAAAGCGTCTGA
- a CDS encoding DUF2314 domain-containing protein: MQSLFQPPGGEKTWSAVALLLGGAVSISMAASGNVPSPAISYISGFWFLASGFGVWRNRLWGYWLGLLATAFVSGRLAILLISDPFEWSRLIFCLCFAWFTVALFMERPRRSKDDRPLISLVLLLKESRTMDVHSLSQRLSIAWGVPVETAKDKDVSEDENVADKTYIVGSTPIFMIGHQGGFYLVNNFDRPYFDEPDKAAEDCAELRLRKVIREHRAWLSVDLLRVGNLPERTTAYRQIAHLVAELAGDDCLAVYCPESGHLNLFDNSLIDELRSENPLEVFQKLTHLPIIQVDGEDPEMVAAVAEARRRWPEFVSAFGQRQLEQSFAIKAPITRNGNTEFIWVSVDKIEGDQIHGRLDNDPGDLGELKAGDKVTVTVAELNDWVFSKGEDMTGLFTTKVLMKKQGK; the protein is encoded by the coding sequence ATGCAGTCGTTGTTCCAACCGCCGGGTGGCGAGAAAACGTGGTCAGCCGTGGCTTTGCTCCTCGGTGGCGCGGTTTCCATCAGCATGGCTGCATCAGGGAACGTGCCTTCGCCCGCCATCTCTTACATCTCCGGCTTTTGGTTTTTAGCGTCCGGTTTTGGGGTGTGGCGCAATCGGCTGTGGGGATATTGGCTGGGTTTGTTGGCCACGGCGTTTGTCTCGGGGCGCCTGGCCATTCTACTCATTAGCGATCCGTTCGAGTGGTCCCGGCTCATCTTCTGCCTGTGCTTCGCGTGGTTCACGGTGGCGTTGTTCATGGAGCGTCCGCGTCGTAGCAAGGACGATCGCCCGCTTATCTCGCTGGTGCTGCTATTGAAGGAATCGCGCACGATGGATGTACATTCGCTTTCGCAGCGCTTGAGTATCGCGTGGGGTGTGCCGGTAGAGACGGCGAAGGATAAAGATGTTTCGGAGGATGAAAACGTGGCGGATAAGACGTATATCGTCGGCTCCACGCCCATCTTCATGATCGGGCATCAGGGCGGGTTCTATCTGGTGAATAATTTTGATCGTCCGTATTTCGATGAACCGGACAAGGCGGCAGAGGATTGCGCTGAGTTACGGCTACGGAAGGTCATCCGTGAACATCGCGCCTGGTTATCTGTGGACCTGTTACGCGTGGGTAATCTGCCGGAGCGCACGACGGCTTACCGGCAGATCGCACATCTGGTGGCCGAATTGGCGGGCGATGATTGCCTGGCGGTTTATTGCCCGGAGAGCGGGCATCTGAATCTTTTCGATAACAGCCTCATTGATGAATTGCGCAGTGAGAATCCGCTCGAGGTTTTCCAGAAACTGACGCATTTGCCGATCATCCAGGTGGATGGCGAAGACCCGGAGATGGTGGCAGCGGTGGCCGAGGCGCGGCGTCGCTGGCCGGAGTTCGTGAGTGCCTTTGGGCAACGTCAGCTAGAGCAGAGCTTTGCCATCAAGGCACCGATTACGCGCAACGGCAACACAGAGTTCATCTGGGTCAGCGTGGACAAGATTGAAGGGGACCAGATTCACGGTCGCCTCGATAATGATCCGGGGGATTTGGGCGAGCTGAAGGCCGGTGACAAGGTGACGGTGACTGTGGCCGAGCTGAACGACTGGGTTTTCAGCAAGGGCGAGGATATGACGGGGCTGTTCACCACGAAGGTGCTGATGAAGAAGCAGGGGAAGTAG
- a CDS encoding 2-oxoglutarate dehydrogenase E1 component, whose protein sequence is MSEHRLPAHVLNLGYLEELQSAHERDPKTVPPEWGEYFQSVSNGKVASSAELRPSPAPVKAKPLAQPKLSPVTSNGADSGVWHDRINQLIRSYRVRGHIIAQVHPIGETPRIPAELDPSYYGFSASDFDREFSCETLVDENPLTLRKILEILRNTYCRSIGVQYMHIDDLDVRQWLQQQMEPCQNRITLAPDIQKRIFSRLTDATMFEEFIRKKFLGAKSFSLEGSESLLPLLDLAIEKAGGQGVKEIVIGMAHRGRLNVLANIMGKSPRQIFREFADADPQYYVGGGDVKYHLGHSNDWQTAAGDTVHLSLCFNPSHLEFVNTVVLGRVRAKQDRVGDTDHTSCMGLLIHGDAAFAGEGIVQETLNLSQLAGYTTGGTLHIVVNNQIGFTTTPGDARSCLYATDVARMLQVPIFHVNGEDPEAVAQSLHVAMDFRKKFKRDVFIDMYGYRKLGHNETDEPSFTQPVLYQAIAQRKPVREAYLEQLLKLEGISAEEAEQIAAERREKLEKELTESKNKDYKRPGEKARGVWAKSAYHGGDEETVKEVKTGVEQKRLSELLKKLTERPKQFTPHPKLERIRETWLKMAEGGEPLDWAAAEALAYASLATEGVRIRISGQDARRGTFSHRHAVLHDFQGKGIYTPLQHLSPEQAPFEVYNSPLSEAGVLGFDYGYSLDYPDGLVIWEAQFGDFVNAAQVIIDQFITSAEDKWKRLSGLVMLLPHGYEGMGPEHSSARLERFLGLCAEDNMQVAYPSTPAQFFHLLRRQALSLWRKPLVVLTPKSMLRLPEARSTLAELAEGSFQRVIPDTEAKQASRILLCSGKVYHELVKHRTEHKRDDVAILRLEQFYPLKRDLLEEQLKAFPKGTPLVWVQEEPINMGAYGYLHLHLSRLRDYPLSVAARAESASPASGSSTVHKQEQQLIINFAFGQAS, encoded by the coding sequence ATGAGTGAGCATCGCCTTCCGGCACATGTTTTGAACCTCGGGTATCTTGAGGAACTCCAGTCGGCACACGAACGGGACCCTAAAACCGTGCCGCCTGAGTGGGGCGAATATTTTCAGTCCGTCTCCAATGGCAAGGTGGCCTCTTCAGCAGAACTGCGTCCATCACCCGCACCCGTCAAAGCCAAGCCCTTAGCGCAGCCAAAGCTATCTCCCGTCACCTCGAATGGTGCGGATTCTGGTGTCTGGCATGACCGCATCAATCAGCTCATCCGGTCCTATCGCGTGCGCGGCCATATCATCGCGCAGGTGCATCCCATCGGTGAGACGCCGCGTATCCCGGCGGAGTTAGACCCTTCCTATTACGGTTTTTCTGCCAGTGATTTCGATCGCGAGTTCTCCTGCGAAACCTTGGTGGATGAGAACCCGCTGACGCTTCGTAAAATTCTAGAGATTTTGCGGAATACTTATTGTCGCTCCATCGGCGTGCAATACATGCACATTGATGATCTGGATGTGCGGCAATGGTTGCAGCAGCAGATGGAGCCGTGCCAGAACCGCATCACGCTCGCGCCGGATATCCAGAAACGCATCTTTTCCAGACTCACCGATGCGACGATGTTCGAGGAGTTCATCCGTAAAAAGTTTCTCGGCGCGAAAAGCTTTTCACTCGAAGGCAGTGAAAGCCTGTTGCCGCTGCTCGACCTCGCCATTGAGAAGGCCGGTGGCCAGGGCGTGAAGGAGATCGTTATCGGCATGGCGCATCGTGGGCGGTTGAACGTGCTCGCGAACATCATGGGCAAAAGTCCACGCCAGATTTTCCGCGAGTTCGCCGATGCTGATCCGCAATATTACGTGGGCGGTGGCGATGTGAAATATCATCTCGGCCACAGCAATGATTGGCAGACGGCGGCGGGTGATACGGTTCACCTCTCGCTGTGCTTTAATCCGAGCCACCTCGAATTCGTGAACACCGTGGTGCTGGGCCGTGTGCGAGCGAAGCAAGATCGTGTGGGCGATACGGATCACACTTCATGCATGGGCTTGCTCATCCACGGTGATGCGGCATTTGCCGGTGAAGGCATCGTGCAGGAGACGCTTAATCTCAGTCAGCTTGCTGGCTACACCACTGGTGGGACGTTGCATATCGTGGTGAATAATCAGATCGGATTCACCACCACGCCGGGTGATGCGCGTTCCTGCCTTTACGCCACGGATGTTGCGCGCATGTTGCAAGTGCCCATCTTCCATGTGAATGGTGAGGACCCGGAGGCGGTCGCGCAGTCGTTGCATGTGGCAATGGATTTCCGGAAGAAATTCAAACGCGACGTGTTCATCGACATGTATGGCTATCGCAAGCTGGGCCATAACGAAACGGATGAACCGTCCTTCACGCAACCGGTGCTGTATCAAGCCATCGCCCAGCGCAAGCCGGTGCGTGAGGCGTATCTGGAGCAGTTGTTAAAACTCGAAGGCATCTCTGCCGAAGAAGCCGAACAGATCGCTGCTGAACGCCGTGAGAAATTGGAGAAGGAGCTGACGGAGTCTAAGAATAAAGATTACAAGCGGCCTGGCGAGAAGGCGCGTGGGGTGTGGGCGAAGAGTGCCTATCATGGTGGTGATGAAGAGACGGTGAAAGAGGTGAAGACGGGCGTGGAACAAAAGCGCCTGAGCGAGCTGCTGAAGAAGCTGACGGAACGTCCTAAGCAATTCACGCCGCATCCGAAGCTTGAGCGTATTCGCGAGACTTGGCTCAAGATGGCGGAAGGGGGAGAGCCGCTCGATTGGGCCGCCGCTGAAGCACTCGCATATGCTTCACTCGCTACGGAAGGCGTTCGTATCCGCATCTCGGGACAGGATGCGCGACGCGGCACGTTCAGTCATCGTCATGCCGTGCTGCATGATTTTCAAGGCAAGGGCATCTACACCCCGTTGCAACATCTCTCTCCAGAGCAAGCACCGTTCGAGGTCTATAACAGCCCCTTGTCCGAGGCCGGGGTGCTGGGCTTTGATTATGGTTACAGCTTGGATTACCCAGATGGCCTGGTGATCTGGGAGGCGCAGTTCGGTGATTTTGTGAATGCCGCGCAGGTGATCATTGATCAGTTCATCACCAGCGCGGAGGATAAGTGGAAGCGCCTTTCCGGCCTCGTCATGCTGCTGCCGCATGGTTACGAGGGCATGGGGCCAGAGCATTCGAGCGCGCGCTTGGAACGATTCCTCGGGCTTTGCGCGGAAGATAATATGCAGGTGGCGTATCCTTCCACACCCGCACAGTTCTTCCATTTGCTACGACGTCAGGCGTTGAGTCTGTGGCGCAAGCCTTTGGTGGTGCTGACGCCGAAGAGCATGCTGCGTCTACCAGAAGCGCGATCGACTTTGGCGGAACTTGCGGAAGGTTCTTTTCAGCGGGTCATTCCCGACACAGAGGCCAAGCAAGCCAGCCGTATTCTGCTCTGCAGCGGCAAGGTCTATCACGAACTGGTGAAGCATCGCACCGAACACAAGCGCGATGACGTGGCCATCCTGCGGCTCGAACAATTTTATCCGCTCAAACGCGATCTGCTGGAAGAGCAACTGAAAGCATTTCCGAAAGGCACACCGCTGGTCTGGGTGCAGGAGGAGCCGATCAATATGGGCGCTTACGGTTATCTGCATCTGCACTTGAGTCGCTTGCGGGATTATCCGCTCTCGGTGGCTGCGCGCGCTGAATCGGCCAGCCCGGCTTCTGGTTCCTCCACGGTTCACAAACAGGAACAGCAACTCATCATCAACTTCGCTTTTGGGCAGGCTTCCTGA
- the odhB gene encoding 2-oxoglutarate dehydrogenase complex dihydrolipoyllysine-residue succinyltransferase, which translates to MAIEIKIPSLGESITEVQIASWLVKEGDSVTKDQNLVSIESEKATVEIAAPEAGVVGKILKGNGSAANVGDVIGSIEAGGEKPADTKAEKPAEAKEEKTAAPAPEKKAAKKSSAEKSATTASAPVEKPAEKKEPAKEAEAKTTASEKPASEPAPSKPVKNEVAPQPVVENEEEMTEEASEPEVKAPVAKETASAPAQKPVSKDDSRREEVKPMTPLRRTVAKRLVEAQHSMAILSTFNEIDMSKVMALRKQYQEAFQAKAGVKLGFMSFFVKAVIEALKTVPQLNAEIRGNDIVYRHYYDIGVAIGAGKGLVVPPIRNAEKLSFGEIEKTIADLGVRAKDNKLKPQELEGGTFTISNGGIYGSLLSTPIINPPQSGILGLHSIQERPVARDGQVVIRPMMYVALSYDHRIVDGREAVQFLVRVKDIIEDPTRLLLEI; encoded by the coding sequence ATGGCCATTGAAATCAAAATCCCCTCCTTGGGCGAATCCATCACCGAGGTTCAGATCGCTTCCTGGCTGGTGAAGGAAGGCGATAGCGTGACGAAGGATCAGAATCTCGTAAGCATCGAGAGCGAGAAAGCCACGGTGGAAATCGCCGCGCCCGAGGCCGGTGTGGTCGGCAAGATTCTGAAGGGTAACGGCTCCGCCGCGAATGTCGGCGATGTGATCGGCAGCATCGAGGCAGGCGGTGAAAAACCTGCGGATACCAAAGCGGAAAAACCGGCCGAGGCGAAGGAAGAGAAAACTGCCGCGCCAGCCCCTGAGAAAAAGGCCGCGAAGAAGAGTTCTGCTGAGAAGAGCGCAACCACTGCATCGGCTCCCGTTGAGAAACCGGCGGAGAAGAAAGAACCGGCCAAGGAAGCGGAAGCGAAAACAACTGCGTCTGAAAAACCAGCGAGCGAACCTGCCCCCAGCAAGCCCGTGAAGAATGAAGTGGCCCCGCAACCTGTCGTTGAAAACGAGGAAGAGATGACGGAAGAAGCGAGTGAGCCTGAGGTGAAAGCACCGGTTGCCAAAGAAACTGCATCGGCACCAGCGCAGAAGCCGGTGAGCAAAGATGATTCGCGTCGCGAAGAGGTAAAGCCGATGACGCCTTTGCGTCGCACGGTGGCGAAGCGTCTCGTTGAGGCACAGCACAGCATGGCGATCCTCAGCACGTTCAACGAGATCGACATGTCCAAGGTGATGGCGCTTCGCAAACAATATCAGGAGGCATTTCAGGCGAAGGCCGGGGTGAAGCTCGGTTTCATGTCCTTCTTCGTGAAGGCCGTCATCGAAGCCCTCAAGACGGTGCCGCAGCTCAATGCGGAGATTCGTGGCAATGACATTGTGTATCGTCATTACTATGACATCGGCGTGGCGATCGGTGCGGGCAAGGGGTTGGTCGTGCCGCCGATCCGTAATGCGGAGAAGTTGAGTTTTGGCGAGATCGAGAAAACCATCGCGGACCTCGGTGTGCGGGCGAAGGATAACAAATTGAAACCGCAGGAATTGGAGGGCGGCACGTTCACCATCAGCAATGGCGGTATCTATGGCTCGTTGCTCTCCACGCCCATTATCAACCCTCCGCAGAGTGGCATCCTCGGCCTGCACAGCATCCAAGAGCGCCCCGTGGCCCGCGATGGCCAAGTCGTCATCCGCCCCATGATGTACGTGGCACTGAGCTACGACCACCGCATCGTCGATGGGCGGGAGGCGGTGCAATTCCTCGTCCGCGTGAAGGATATCATCGAAGACCCGACGCGGTTGTTGTTGGAGATTTGA
- the cysS gene encoding cysteine--tRNA ligase, with protein MAVKFYNTLSRSLEEFVPLDPAGKAVGMYCCGPTIHDFAHIGNFRTFVFTDLLRRYLEFRGYAVKHVMNITDVEDKIIKRVREAKTTLREYTGKYEAAFLEDLKTLACKSPSVTPRATEYIPQIVSLIEKLIARGIAYQAADGSVYFSIDKYRGCGCKYGQLVNLNFDGMRVGERVASDEYEKESLADFALWKSRVPEDGEVFWDSPWGQGRPGWHIECSAMSMDVLGTSFDIHAGGEDLMFPHHEDEIAQSEGAGVQAPGQKFVKYWLHGSHLLVEGKKMSKSLGNFFTLRDLLGKGFNGREIRYLMISAHYREQFNFTLEGLSGARTALARIDECLLKLREIAGQTAASGESELTKRFTEALDEDLNVAAAWGAVFEWVRETNRKLAANELNAAQAATELKAWETIDQVLGIGAKATDEVPAELLALLEERQAARKAKNFKRSDVIRDELKAKGWVIEDTPKGPRLKKI; from the coding sequence ATGGCCGTGAAGTTTTACAACACCTTGTCGCGCTCCCTCGAGGAGTTCGTGCCGCTTGATCCAGCCGGTAAAGCCGTGGGCATGTATTGCTGCGGGCCGACGATCCATGACTTCGCGCACATCGGCAATTTCCGCACGTTCGTTTTCACGGATCTCTTGCGGCGCTATCTGGAGTTCCGTGGTTATGCGGTGAAGCACGTGATGAACATCACGGACGTGGAGGACAAGATCATCAAGCGCGTGCGTGAGGCGAAGACCACCCTGCGCGAATACACGGGCAAGTATGAGGCGGCTTTCCTCGAAGACCTGAAGACGCTGGCGTGCAAGTCGCCTTCCGTCACACCGCGTGCTACGGAATACATTCCGCAGATCGTTTCGTTGATCGAGAAGCTCATCGCGCGGGGCATCGCTTATCAGGCGGCGGATGGTTCGGTGTATTTCAGCATCGATAAATATCGCGGGTGCGGCTGCAAGTATGGCCAGCTCGTGAATCTGAATTTTGACGGCATGCGCGTGGGCGAACGCGTGGCGAGTGATGAGTATGAGAAGGAATCGCTCGCCGATTTCGCACTCTGGAAATCACGCGTGCCCGAGGATGGCGAAGTGTTCTGGGACAGTCCTTGGGGCCAAGGTCGTCCGGGCTGGCACATCGAGTGCAGCGCCATGAGCATGGACGTGCTGGGCACGAGCTTCGATATTCATGCGGGTGGTGAAGACCTGATGTTCCCGCATCATGAGGACGAGATCGCCCAGAGCGAAGGCGCGGGTGTGCAAGCTCCCGGCCAGAAGTTCGTGAAGTATTGGCTGCATGGCTCGCACTTGCTGGTGGAGGGCAAGAAGATGAGCAAGTCGCTCGGGAACTTCTTCACGTTGCGTGATCTGCTGGGCAAGGGATTCAACGGGCGCGAGATCCGTTATCTGATGATCAGCGCGCATTACCGCGAGCAGTTCAATTTCACGCTTGAAGGTTTGAGTGGAGCACGCACGGCACTGGCGCGTATCGATGAGTGCTTGTTGAAATTGCGCGAGATCGCGGGCCAGACGGCTGCATCGGGTGAATCCGAACTCACTAAGCGTTTCACGGAAGCGTTGGATGAAGATCTGAACGTGGCGGCGGCTTGGGGTGCGGTGTTCGAGTGGGTGCGCGAGACGAATCGCAAACTGGCGGCGAATGAACTGAACGCAGCGCAAGCGGCAACGGAGTTGAAAGCGTGGGAGACGATCGATCAGGTGCTGGGCATCGGTGCAAAGGCGACGGATGAGGTTCCAGCGGAATTGCTCGCGCTCTTGGAAGAACGTCAGGCGGCGCGCAAGGCGAAGAATTTTAAACGCTCCGATGTCATCCGCGATGAACTCAAGGCGAAGGGCTGGGTGATCGAGGACACGCCGAAGGGGCCGCGGTTGAAGAAGATTTAG
- a CDS encoding competence/damage-inducible protein A gives MNIEIINTGSELMLGRVLNTHQQWLCRQLTDRGYLVQRQVSIADEGKAIQDAVREAAGHADLIICTGGLGPTSDDLTRDLIAELLGKPLHEDPRIAAQIESFFTKRKRPMPPSTLIQARVPEGALVLENRYGTAPGLAMKLDPNPYRPDRKATWIVMLPGPPRELRPVFLEEVVPFLNREFPLEAVFACRTLRSVGLGESRVEEQIAPALAQLTKAGLQIGYCARVGEVDVRLVFEGCGAEETVQEAAEIVYGQIGNHIFAENDENMENTLVKMLTERKKTLALAESCTGGFIAHRLTNVSGASAVLLAGLVTYSNEAKQQFLGVPAETLAAHGAVSEATARAMVEGVRAKTGADYAIAVTGIAGPTGGTPEKPVGTVFIALTDGERTKVINPINAFDRETFKYITSQQALEMLRRRLLSLDA, from the coding sequence GTGAACATCGAAATCATCAATACCGGTTCCGAGCTGATGCTTGGCCGCGTTCTGAATACTCATCAGCAATGGCTCTGCCGCCAGCTCACGGATCGCGGGTATCTCGTCCAGCGCCAGGTGTCCATCGCCGATGAAGGCAAGGCCATCCAAGACGCCGTGCGCGAAGCCGCCGGTCACGCCGATCTCATCATCTGCACGGGCGGGCTCGGGCCGACCTCCGATGATCTCACGCGCGATCTCATCGCGGAACTGCTCGGCAAGCCTTTGCACGAAGACCCGCGCATCGCCGCGCAGATCGAGAGTTTCTTCACGAAGCGCAAACGGCCGATGCCGCCCAGCACGCTCATCCAGGCCCGCGTGCCGGAAGGTGCCTTGGTCCTGGAGAACCGCTACGGCACGGCGCCCGGTCTCGCGATGAAGCTCGACCCGAATCCTTATCGGCCGGATCGCAAGGCGACGTGGATCGTGATGTTGCCCGGTCCGCCGCGTGAATTGCGCCCGGTCTTCCTCGAAGAGGTGGTGCCTTTCTTGAATCGCGAGTTTCCGTTGGAAGCGGTCTTCGCGTGTCGCACCCTTCGCAGCGTGGGTCTCGGTGAATCTCGGGTGGAGGAACAGATCGCGCCCGCGCTCGCGCAGCTCACGAAAGCGGGTCTCCAGATCGGCTACTGCGCGCGCGTGGGTGAGGTGGATGTGCGGCTGGTGTTCGAAGGTTGCGGTGCGGAGGAGACGGTGCAAGAAGCGGCCGAGATCGTTTACGGCCAGATAGGCAACCATATCTTCGCCGAGAACGATGAGAACATGGAGAACACGCTGGTGAAGATGCTCACGGAGCGGAAGAAAACGCTCGCGCTCGCGGAATCTTGTACGGGCGGGTTCATCGCGCATCGGCTCACGAATGTCTCTGGCGCTTCCGCCGTGCTGCTCGCGGGGCTGGTCACTTACAGCAACGAAGCGAAGCAACAATTCCTCGGCGTGCCCGCAGAAACTCTCGCCGCGCACGGAGCCGTGAGCGAAGCCACCGCGCGCGCCATGGTGGAAGGCGTGCGCGCAAAGACGGGTGCGGATTACGCCATCGCCGTCACAGGCATCGCCGGACCGACTGGCGGCACACCGGAGAAGCCCGTGGGCACCGTCTTCATCGCCCTCACCGACGGCGAGCGCACGAAGGTCATCAACCCCATCAACGCCTTCGACCGCGAGACGTTCAAATACATCACCTCGCAACAAGCCTTGGAGATGTTGAGGAGGAGACTGCTAAGTTTGGATGCATAA
- a CDS encoding DUF1573 domain-containing protein codes for MPANLPRPAVGLVWDAMVKEIAPKDKETDIPFSYAVTNRGTNRITIERVETSCGCTVADLPSEPWVLEPGQGGLLKGEFDARNKNGTLTKTLTVFSSAGPQVLRLTVKLPEMQAGKMRDGAERVTNLMEASKNRQAVFAGKCVACHVTPTIGKQGKDLYMAACGICHDAEHRASMVTDLKTLKYGTPRAYWEHWVRNGKPNSLMPAFEQKQGGPLNNEQIKSLVDFLSESKDFPSNVTLPISNGVPNSE; via the coding sequence GTGCCTGCGAATCTGCCTCGTCCCGCTGTGGGATTGGTGTGGGATGCGATGGTGAAAGAGATCGCGCCGAAGGATAAGGAGACGGATATCCCGTTCAGCTATGCGGTGACGAACAGGGGGACGAATCGCATTACCATCGAACGCGTGGAGACTTCGTGTGGTTGCACGGTGGCGGATCTGCCGAGCGAACCGTGGGTTTTGGAACCGGGGCAGGGCGGATTGCTCAAAGGAGAATTTGATGCGCGGAACAAGAACGGGACGTTGACGAAGACGTTGACGGTGTTCAGCAGCGCAGGGCCACAGGTGCTTAGGCTGACGGTGAAGCTTCCGGAGATGCAGGCCGGTAAAATGCGGGATGGGGCAGAGCGGGTGACGAATCTGATGGAGGCATCGAAGAACCGGCAGGCGGTTTTTGCAGGCAAATGCGTGGCGTGTCATGTGACGCCGACGATCGGCAAGCAGGGGAAGGATCTTTACATGGCCGCGTGCGGCATCTGTCATGATGCGGAGCATCGGGCGAGCATGGTGACGGATCTGAAGACGTTGAAGTATGGCACGCCGAGGGCGTATTGGGAGCATTGGGTGCGGAATGGCAAACCGAATTCGCTGATGCCTGCGTTCGAGCAGAAGCAGGGCGGGCCGTTGAATAATGAGCAGATCAAATCGCTCGTCGATTTTCTGAGCGAGAGCAAAGATTTTCCTTCCAACGTCACTTTACCAATCTCCAATGGAGTGCCAAACAGTGAGTAA